The DNA window TCCCAAGACTGAGTTAGATTATCATCTTGCCAGCTGACTGCAAAGACAGACACATCATGGTCCCCTTTAGTTTaggctctttctttttctttctccgtCTCTCTTTTGGGGTTTTACTCTAGAAAGATGCAAAATTAATAACGAGAAAGTTATAAACCATGAGACCTCTGCCTAAGTTATCGTCTCTGGTCCTGACCAATCATAGATTCCTTACTAAATGGAAACTAAAATGCCCAGTAACCACTGCTCTCATCTTTACCTCTGACGGCCCTCAGCATACCTCTCTTTATTTCCACAGACCCAAGCTCCCTAGAAGAGACTGGCCCCCTCCTCACAGTAGTTTGATCTTGGCCTATAGTTGTGAAAAAGATCAGAGCAGGACGGAAGCAGTGAGGAATATCTGGTCGGAGACCTACTTCTATCTCCTTGctccttcatctttttttttaaatgcatataattttttatgtatttatttttgtgctgggtcttcattattgcacaggcttttctcatGTTGCCccaagtgggggctcctctctagttgtggtgcacagacttctcattgtggtggcttctcttgttggggagcacaggccctggagcacgtggacttcagtagttgcagcacatgggctcagtagttgtgactcccaggctctggagcacaggctcaagggtTGTGatgcacggacttagttgctccacagcttgtggaatcttcctggaccagggatcgaacctgtgtcttctgcattagcaggcagattctttaccactgagccaccagggaaaccctgctcACTCATCTTAATAGCATGCCTTAAGTAGGGCTGAGGTTCCTGATTTCAGGATGTTTTCTCTTACCAGTCAGATTCCTAACTTACCATCAGTCACCTGTGTTACATTAagccatattttatttctttcaggctTTAGAAAATTTGCGTGTATACCTGTGTGAAAAAATCATAGCTGAGAGACATTTTGATCATCTACGAGCAAAAAAAATACTCAGTAGAGAAGACACTGAAGAAATTTCTTGCCGAACGTCAAGTAGAAAAAGGGCTGGAAAACTGTTAGACTACTTACAAGAAAACCCCAAAGGACTGGATACCCTAGTCGAATCTATTCGACGAGAAAAAACACAGAACTTCCTAATACAGAAGATTACAGATGAAGTGCTGAAACTTAGGAATATAAAACTAGAGCATCTCAAAGGTAAGATACCTTAGGTATCCAAGAGTTATTTAAATGTAACAATGCTTTTGTAAAATAGaatacagaacagaaagcccagaaatgaccatttttgcttttatttaaaaagttcaaGCTTCAGCATTacatttgatttgcatttttttgcCTTATTTGATTTCATTACATTGCAAAAGTGAAGTATCACTCAGTGTTCTGTATTTCTGTTCAGTAACACTAcatttccggagaaggcaatggcaccccactccagtactcttgcgtgggaaatcccatggacggaggagcctggtaggctatagtccatggggttgctaagagtcagacacgactgagcgacttcactttcacttttcactttcatgcattggagaaggaaatggcaacccactccagtattcttgcctggggaattccagggacgggagcctggtgggctgccgtctatggggtcgcacagagtcagacacgagtgaaatgacttagcagcagcagcgacaCTACATTTCAGAGaatgcaatggcaacccactccagtgttcttgcccggagaatcccagggatgggggagcctgatgggctcccggctatggggtcgcacagagttggacatgactcaagagacttagcagcagcaacattatatttatagaaaacaaCCATAATGAAATCGCAGTATTTCATAGAAACACAGGAGTTTGTTTCTAAAGTTAGTAGAATGCAAGATTGATCTGTTAAAAAGTAACCCCTGAAAATGCAGATCACAAATAACAGTATATAGGTAAAGTACTTTACCTTTGATAAATTCTGGTGGTTTTTCTTCTACCAGTTGATCACACAATAAAATAGTTGGCCTATGTTTATAAGAATCATGTTGTATAAATCATACGTGACTTTAAACACTAGAATCACACTCAGTCTGGTGAGATGAGAGAGGCATGAAATGTATTGATTAAGGGAGGAGCAAATTTACCCCTTCTGTTTCACCCTCACCATGGAGCACACACTCACTGATTGGAATGCTATATAGAATTGTCTGCACAATTTAAattcccctctccccccagccccccatttttttccctgtctgtCTCTACATAGCACTTAAGATAAATGTGAATGTGATAACAGCTCTATTCCAGCTCTTTTAAGCACTCGGGAAACAGAAATGAGTAATTTAGGACTTTACCTTACAGAACTCAGTCTATAAGTCTAAGGCTGGAACACATGTGAAGTTTCCCCTTGaaacatatttaagaaaatagtttcttGTCCATGGGACAGAAATGCTGACTGTATTGTGAAGTTGAaaaacaagtggaaaaaaaatgacatacagATGTGCTTTACAGACTTTGCAGGTGTTATACAAAATCTGTCAGCTCAGGAACTTCTCTGTGCCTGTACACAGTTGGGTTGAATATTTGCTAAGCCtaacagaaagataaatgcatttgtatttatttccacCATGAGGCTCATTGTTGACTATATCCTTTGGATATGACAGAATTTTTTGTTCAGAACAACCACTGCTATTTAAGTAAAATGGTAGGTTAAGAATCAGAACATTTTTTGTGTAGTGTGaagaggagacttgggttccaggTGTCACCTTAGCATGAAGTAATCCTGGAATGTTGGGCATGACTTCAGTGTtctgggcctcagtcttctcatagTGTCTCTCACAGTGAGAGGCTATCCCAGATGCCCTCCAGAATCCCTTCCACTTCTAATTCTCCATGATTCAGAAATTGAAAGTACTTAACATAGAATTTTAGGATGTAtccagttttaattttgttttcattgggtaatggtttgtgtgtgtgtgtatactagaatgcttaaaaatattttttagttgtaAAAGCTATTTCTTATTCTATGAATAATTTTAGGAGCTACTTTTTCAGGTCCTTCAATGGTTAAGTATAAGTACAgaaattaaatgtgaattttagcATGTCATTTATCTTCCTTGAGATTATTCACTTGTCTCAAAAAAGTAAATAGCAGTATACTTCATGATTGTCAGGAGCAGATAAAATGTGAAATGGATTATGACAGTTTATAAACTGCTGTTTAAATttgtataatctttaaaaagttcCAAGATGGGTGTGGATTCACATTTCCTAGTTACTTCTTATTTATATCTGAATAATTGTATTGTAGGACTGAAATGTAGCAGCTGTGAGCCTTTTCCTGATGGAGCCACAAATAACCTCTCTAGATCAAATTCGGATGAGAGTAATTTCTCTGAGAAACTGAGAGCATCCACCATCATGTATCACCCAGAAGGAGAATCCAGCACAGCCCCCTTTTTTTCTACCGATTCTTCTctgaatttgcctgttctagaaGTAGGCAGAACTGAAAATCCCACCTTCTCTTCAACTACACTTCCAAGACCTGGGGACCCTGGCGCTCCTCCTTTGCCTCCAGAGCTGCAGTTAGAAGAAGAAGGAAACTCTAGTGAGATGTTTCTTCCCTTACGATCACGTGCTGTTTTGCGGCAATGACAGTTtactgccttttaattttttttaatgatgacaaAAAATATTGGAAAGGATATGAATCATAAAATTGCTACCATGACTTAGTAATATTGATACATGTTTTATAAAATGCAACATAAACATACTTTGTAAATAGAATTTTCTAGAATAAAAGCGTATTTTTAGAGAGTTAAAGTAAGTGTTGATCATATTCAGTGTTGATCATGtacttttcagtattttcaaatttcaaaagttTTGAGATTTAGTGTTTTCACTCTCATCATGTGTTAAGACTAACTTTAATAGGCAACATTTCTCTATTTGAGAATACAATGTTAGACTGTGAATAATGTTTCTTCCTTGTGAGTTTGTGCTAATAAGTTTCACAGTCTAATAGTCCTTTCCAACAATTCACCAGTAAATTTTCAGAATTAAGCTGTTCCCATGCGATAATAAAACCTATCACTACTGGGAAAACTGCCAGTAGACAGAAAAAAAGTCTTTTCCCCACTTGGCTTCCAGACACTTACAAAGTCCCCTTTTGATTTAGATGGATATCTAATGGAGTTTGAGCCAGCTAAGGTATCAGTTTGCCAAAATACATGTCTTACTAATTTTACTAATAAATACTACTTCCTTAAAATTGTGACATTctttgctttatcatttttattcctaaagaaaaatctttgcatAAACTTCAGTTATTACATATAAtttgatgagatttttaaaaacttttttctgtatttttttgttcCCTTTTAATGAGGACCACTGTACAACTGAAATAATTAGGACAAgatggtttttgtgtgtgtgtattacattctatttttaataccATTTGGAACAAGCAGATCATTGTTCTATGACAAAGTATGacttattttacaaatttataaatcttctttcattgttttcattaaattataattatccATTTTCAGATACCTGTCTCCTATATATTTCCATTACTTGCAAAAAGCAGAGATGGAAATATGctattgaaaataaacatttttaagttgtAGTGCTGTGTTTTGGAAGTTTCAATTTTTTCAGTAGGAAATACCTAGAACTATTTTTATATGTACCAATTTTTATAGGAAATATTACTTCAAGTTGTGAGATGAATTTCATTTCTGGATAGACTGATGAAATTATGAATCACGAAGAAGACTGGCATACTggcttgtaaatttttttaaagactgggtGATTTTTATAGTATAAACATTTTCCAAGGATTTTGGAGAAGCATGTTTCACCTCCAGGATAGCATAATAAGATATTggcagttggaaaaaaaaaatagtgacattATGTttgaataaatctttttaaaaagcagaagcaggcttttcatttattaaaataaaatttgatatgcagatacttttttttttaagtttaagatTTACTTGGAATCAAAGATCTTAATTTAGATATGCTGTAGCacctatatttatattaatacttttatttcaaaCTGTTGACTATGTAGGCAATAAAATTAAGGTTTTTCAAGGGTTTTCAAGGTTAGGCTTTTGGGTTTTCTGAATCCTATGaagtcagtttttttcctttaaacactGAAAACCAGCCGTTGCCAAAAATGTGTAAATTTGAATGATAGTCTAACATGAGTGCAACTGGTTATTGGGTTGATTAATGCAGCAGTGAAAAAATTCACAGATACATTATCACGTAATATAAAAAACACCTTTGAGTtcacttttttaaattgttttaaaatttgagaatttattttctaGAGCAGTCCTAGGTTTATGCAAAACTTGAGCAGAAAGTAGAGTTCCCATACACCCGCCCCTGTCCCCTGTTTGCTATATTGTtatgttcagtccctaagtcatgtctgactgtttgagacccacaccaggctcctctgtccttcactacctcttaGAGTTTCCTCACATtaatgcccactgagtcagtgatgatatctaaccatctcatcctctgctgcccccttctccttttgccttcaatcttttccagcatcaggaatttttccagtgaattggctcttcacatcaggtggccaaagtactggagcttcagctttagcatcagtccttccagtgaatattcagggttgatttccttcagctttgactggtttgatctccctgccgtccaagggactcttaaaaagagtcttctccagcaccacaatttgaaaacatcagttctttggtgcttagctttctttatggtccaagtctcacatctgtacatgactactggaaaaacccctgctttgactatatggacctttgtaagcgatgtctctactttttaatacattctctaggtttctcatagctttcctttaaatattaaaaatgttttaaaatatatgtacttaACAATTGCATAAAATATTGTTTGATGAATCATGTAGTAGTACGATCAACAGTTTATACAATGATTATTGACTTGGGGAAAAAAGTAGCTAACGAAGGAGCAAATCGATCTTTAATTGTTAAATGTACTCTTAGGAGGCTTTTCTGAAAGGAGAGTTAAATATAAGCACAATTTGTGAGTAATTTTAGCGCTGCTCCTGAAGTCCTTACTCCGAAGTTGACATTCTACTTAATTATCAGACAGTTGTCCTgtggtggttttcaaactttgctGCCCATTTTAGAATCACCTAAAGAGCTTTTAAAGATCCCAGTGCCCAGCTACACCCCATTACCAATTAAATGGGAATGTCAAAATGTTTGGATTGTGAAAGACAGTCATCAGAAATGTGTCAAAATTTTCCAATGTGCAACAATGTTTGGAAACCACAGTCTTACTGGGAGCCAAATACTGGGGATGGTGTTTCCACATGTGTGTTACTGCTAATACCAACACTGCAAGGAAGGTTTTATTGTTACTTTGTTTTGAACAGAGAAACAATCTCTAGAATTGAAATCTAGGCCTGTTTGACTTAAACGTCAGTGTTCTTTCTATAACTccatgctcttttaaaaaaattttttttttctatttttatttgctatgtTTTCATTGGAATAGCTTTGCATAATTTTGTTTGTTAAGTTTTTGCTGTAGTTCTCTTGTTAACATTTCTCAGATGGCAGGTAAGAGTGGACACTATTTTTTCACTCATTAATTCAGTATTTATTGGTACCTATTATTCTAAGTGCTGCACATAAcagcaataaacaaaacagaccaTGTCTGTGTTCTCATAAAGAACTCATATTCTAGTTGGaggacatagaaaataaataaggaaacccAGATAATTCTAGCTGCCACAGATACAAAATGGGGCATGTATGAGCTAAAAAGTAACTTGGACGAGAGTATAACAGCATGAGGGAACCCCTCTCAAAGCAGGCAACATTTGAGCTGAGCCTAAATCATGAGAAGGAAGGGGACAGCTGTATGAAGTTCTAGGGACAAGTTTAGGCAAactggaccacaataaactgtggaaaatgctgaaagagatgggaataccagaccacctgacctgcctcttgagaaacctgtatgcaggtcaggaagcaacagttagaacttgacatggaacagcagactggttccaaattggaaaaggaatacatcaaggctgtcaccctgcttatttaacttgtatgcagagtacatcatgagaaacactgggctgaaagaagcacaagctggaatcaagattgccaggagaaatatcaataactgcagatgtgcaggtgacaccacccttatggcagaaagtgaagaagaactaaagaacctcttgataaaagtgaaagaggagagtggaaaagttgacttaaagctcaatattcagaaagctaagatcatggcatctggtcccatcacttcatggcaaatagatggggaaacagtggctgactttatttttctgggctccaaaatcactgcagatggtgactgcagccatgaaattaaaagatgcttactccttggaaggaaagttatgaccaacctagacagcatattaaaaaccagagacattactttgtcaacaaagatcaagtctatggcttttccagtagtcatgtatggatgtgagagttggactaaaaagaaagcttagtgctgaagaattgatgcttttgaactgtggtgttggagaagactcttgagagtcccttggactgcaaggagatccacccagtccatcctaaaggagatcagtcctgggtgttcattggaaggattgatgctgaagttgaaactccaatactttggccacctggtatgaagagctgactcatttgaaaagaccctgatgctgggagagattgagggcaggagcagaaggggatgacagaggatgagatggttggatggcatcactgactcaatggacatgagtttaggtaaactctgggaattggtgatggacagggaggcgtggtgtact is part of the Odocoileus virginianus isolate 20LAN1187 ecotype Illinois chromosome 5, Ovbor_1.2, whole genome shotgun sequence genome and encodes:
- the BCL10 gene encoding B-cell lymphoma/leukemia 10, with the protein product MEPTAPSLTEEDLTEVKKDALENLRVYLCEKIIAERHFDHLRAKKILSREDTEEISCRTSSRKRAGKLLDYLQENPKGLDTLVESIRREKTQNFLIQKITDEVLKLRNIKLEHLKGLKCSSCEPFPDGATNNLSRSNSDESNFSEKLRASTIMYHPEGESSTAPFFSTDSSLNLPVLEVGRTENPTFSSTTLPRPGDPGAPPLPPELQLEEEGNSSEMFLPLRSRAVLRQ